TTTGGCGGTGTTCCGCTTCAGGTAATCGTTCCTATGGGGGCGATTGTGGCAATCTATGCGCGGGAAAATGGTTCCGGCACGATGTTTGAACCTGAAGAAGCTTACGATTCTGATTCTGAAGGCAATTTCGAGAACATCGAAGAAGATGAGAGCACGAATACTGCGGCTGACAACCTGATGCTAGTCTCAGATGAAGCAACGCCTACGCAAGGCGATAATGGCTCATCTGATGATGAGCCGCCGCAGCCACCTCGTAATGGTGGTCGTCCGGCGTTGCGAGTCGTTAAATAGCTATCTTCGTTTTCAGGTAAAGCAGGTGTATTTTTAAGGGCGGCCTTTGGGCTGCCCTTATTATTTTGGGAATAGGGCCAAAATTAAGACAGCTTTTTCAATTCTGCCAGACAGCTATCACGCTGACTCATCATGTCACTGTTATGGATTGTCGATAAAGTATGCGAGGCGCGTTGCTGGAAACTCGCTTTCGCGGCGCTATCTTTAACATCCGCAGGGGCAGTACAAATCTCTGATAATTTGAGTGTTTTACTGTCATTGACTGCTTTTAGGACCGCAGCAGGGTTATAAATCAGTGCAGAAGAGAGTGCTGATTTCACGCCTGCGGTGAAACTCGCATTGCCTCCATCGGCCAATTTAGGTGCCATGGCAATCCAGTTATCATCACCCAGCTTGATATTGTTCTCTACCGCGGGCAGTTGCCCCGCTTTAGCCAGTTCGGCCACCACGGCACGGGCTCCACGGGCTTCAATATTATAGCCAACTTCTTGATAATTAAGAGACATTGCCAACGCGCTGCCACTCATCGCTAACAATCCGCCAGCAATAAAAAGTAAGTGAGATTTCATAACAGATGATCCTTTCTTTAAAACGGGGGCGAAACTATCTATGTAGGCCAAACGGCTTTGGCCCAAAAGCAAATATAACTCGGCCTTTACTATAGCCCTTCGCATATAAAATGCTGCAAATAAGGAGGAGAGAGATTGTTACAAAATCTTGTAAAGATAAGGAAACACGGTGGAATGTAGCAAATAAAAGGGCTAGTAAACCAGTTACCAGCCCTTAGATATCGCAGTGTTGTTAGTGTCAGACTTCCAGATAATTCATGATGCCATCAGCGGCTTTACGGCCTTCAGCAATCGCTGTCACGACCAAGTCAGAACCACGGACAATATCGCCACCGGCAAAGATCTTCGGATTACTGGTCTGGAAAGCATTATCGGTGCCTTCAGGGGCAACGACACGGCCTTGTTTATCCAGCGCCACGTCATGAGCAGCCAGCCACTCCATGCTGTGTGGGCGGAAACCAAATGCCATAATGACGGCATCTGCGGGCAACACATGTTCTGAGCCTGGGATTTGCTCAGCCATGCTGCGGCCCTGTGCATCCGGTACGCCCAGTTGTGTACGCACCATTTTTACACCGCACACTTTACCATTGCTGTTCACTTCAATGCTCAATGGCTGCAGGTTGAACTTAAATTCAACCCCTTCTTCACGGGCGTTTTTCACTTCCCGCTTGGAGCCTGGCATATTGGCTTCATCACGACGGTAGGCACAAACCACATCCGTTGCACCTTGGCGGATAGAAGAACGCACACAGTCCATCGCGGTATCACCACCACCCAGTACCACGACACGCTTACCTTCCATATTGATGTAAGGCTCGTGAGGGGCCGCTTCGTAACCCATCAACTGTTTGGTATTGGCAATCAGGAATGGCAGTGCATCATAGACACCGGATGCATCTTCGTTTTCCAGACCACCACGCATGGATTGATAAGTCCCCACCCCTAGGAATACGGCATCATATTCCTTCAGCAGGGTATCAAGCGTGATATCTCTGCCCACTTCGATATTCAGCTGGAACTCGATACCCATCTCAGTGAAAATCTTGCGGCGCTTAACCATCACTTCTTTTTCCAGCTTAAA
The window above is part of the Yersinia massiliensis genome. Proteins encoded here:
- the sspB gene encoding ClpXP protease specificity-enhancing factor is translated as MEMSDMSPRRPYLLRAFYDWLIDNQLTPHLVVDVTRPGVSVPMEFARDGQIVLNVAPRAVGNLELGNDSVTFNARFGGVPLQVIVPMGAIVAIYARENGSGTMFEPEEAYDSDSEGNFENIEEDESTNTAADNLMLVSDEATPTQGDNGSSDDEPPQPPRNGGRPALRVVK
- a CDS encoding glutamate synthase small subunit; translated protein: MSQNVYQFIDLQRVDPPKKPLKIRKIEFVEIYEPFSETQAKAQADRCLSCGNPYCEWKCPVHNYIPNWLKLANEGRIMEAADLAHQTNSLPEVCGRVCPQDRLCEGSCTLNDEFGAVTIGNIERYISDKAIEMGWKPDMSHVHPTGKRVAVIGAGPAGLACADVLARNGVQAVVFDRHPEIGGLLTFGIPAFKLEKEVMVKRRKIFTEMGIEFQLNIEVGRDITLDTLLKEYDAVFLGVGTYQSMRGGLENEDASGVYDALPFLIANTKQLMGYEAAPHEPYINMEGKRVVVLGGGDTAMDCVRSSIRQGATDVVCAYRRDEANMPGSKREVKNAREEGVEFKFNLQPLSIEVNSNGKVCGVKMVRTQLGVPDAQGRSMAEQIPGSEHVLPADAVIMAFGFRPHSMEWLAAHDVALDKQGRVVAPEGTDNAFQTSNPKIFAGGDIVRGSDLVVTAIAEGRKAADGIMNYLEV